A genomic region of Candidatus Pseudomonas phytovorans contains the following coding sequences:
- a CDS encoding TonB-dependent siderophore receptor, giving the protein MPTHLRLNHLTKALGLRRAFNAQLPALALSLALPLAAQAQAQQLTLNIPAQPMSSALQAFAEKTGVQVLYEPGAVQNLRSGALNGRYSLDEAVRVLFRDSGLRYQLRDNTLTLQAAYEDDSAMLLDATNVQSATLGATTENTGSYTTGVTSTATRLGLSPRETPQSVSVVTRQQMDDQNMQSLEDVAMAATGINTVKGFGTERPLYYSRGFQVDDLQVDGLPTSVTESFSMDVMSVNNMAMYDRVEIVRGANGLLQGAGNPSAAINMVRKRPTREYQLKAEIGAGSWDNYRTQLDIGGPLNAEGTLRGRTVLMYNNRNNYQDYAGKENQLFYAIGEADLSDSTTLTVGGSLQQDNNNGYDWGGLPTHQDGSFYDFSRSTSLAGKWAYLDKLNRNVFADIKHTFNEDWNLTVATNLIWSNADFLAQVGYHTGETDSTMQYYPNSARYDDEQFNLDAALNGAFHLMGQKHEVVVGTSMRRDRLQYVTGSPAIFPIVDVLDFDSSQFPKPEIVGDLTASHHVRKDKGIYAATRLNPTDDLHVILGSRLSWVDYDTQGPWETDGFKEDRKVIPYGGIVYDITDQTSVYASYTEIYKLQSNYNVDNKPLAPTTGSNYEIGLKNELFDGRLNASLALFQVDLTGLPQVIPEAGRVCGPNRDARCYTEGAKVRNRGFDAEVSGELTPGWNASAGYTYSHPKYVAGPDKGDTYGTENSPQRLFKAATTYQLPGELDQLRVGASIYHQSKLYLNNISQSAYNLVDLNANYRVDHNFSVQLNLNNVFDEKYYTAIFSENTGNYFGAPRNFAITLRYEN; this is encoded by the coding sequence ATGCCCACCCACCTTCGATTGAATCATTTGACCAAGGCGCTTGGCCTTCGACGCGCTTTCAACGCACAGCTGCCGGCACTGGCCCTGAGCCTGGCCCTGCCGCTGGCCGCCCAGGCGCAAGCGCAGCAACTGACTTTGAATATCCCTGCACAGCCAATGAGCTCGGCACTGCAGGCATTTGCCGAGAAGACCGGCGTGCAGGTGCTGTATGAACCTGGCGCCGTGCAGAACCTGCGCTCAGGTGCGTTGAACGGCCGTTACAGCCTGGATGAAGCAGTACGCGTGCTGTTCCGGGACAGTGGCCTGCGCTATCAGTTGCGCGACAATACCCTGACCTTGCAGGCGGCCTACGAAGATGACAGCGCAATGCTCCTCGATGCCACCAACGTCCAGTCCGCTACATTGGGCGCAACCACGGAAAACACCGGGTCGTATACCACCGGCGTGACCAGCACCGCGACCAGGCTGGGGCTGTCACCCCGCGAAACGCCCCAGTCGGTCAGCGTTGTCACCCGCCAGCAGATGGACGACCAGAACATGCAGTCCCTGGAAGACGTGGCCATGGCCGCGACAGGGATCAACACCGTCAAGGGTTTCGGCACTGAGCGCCCGCTGTATTACTCGCGAGGCTTCCAGGTGGACGACCTGCAGGTCGACGGCCTGCCGACAAGCGTGACTGAAAGCTTCTCGATGGACGTCATGTCCGTGAACAACATGGCCATGTACGACCGGGTCGAGATCGTGCGCGGCGCCAATGGGCTGCTGCAGGGTGCGGGGAACCCGTCGGCAGCCATCAACATGGTGCGCAAACGGCCCACCCGGGAGTATCAGCTCAAGGCCGAGATAGGCGCAGGTTCGTGGGATAACTACCGGACCCAGCTGGATATCGGCGGCCCATTGAATGCCGAAGGTACCCTGCGTGGCCGGACGGTACTGATGTACAACAACCGCAACAACTACCAGGACTACGCCGGCAAGGAAAACCAGCTGTTCTATGCAATCGGCGAAGCGGACCTGAGTGACTCGACCACCTTGACCGTCGGTGGGTCGCTGCAGCAGGACAACAACAACGGCTATGACTGGGGCGGATTGCCGACCCACCAGGACGGAAGTTTTTACGACTTCTCCCGCTCGACCTCCCTGGCTGGCAAATGGGCGTATCTGGACAAGCTGAACCGCAACGTCTTCGCCGATATCAAACACACGTTCAACGAAGACTGGAACCTCACCGTCGCGACCAATCTCATCTGGTCCAACGCGGACTTTCTGGCACAGGTTGGCTATCACACCGGCGAGACCGACTCGACGATGCAGTACTACCCCAACAGCGCCAGATACGATGACGAGCAGTTCAACCTGGACGCAGCGCTGAACGGTGCATTCCACCTGATGGGCCAGAAGCATGAAGTGGTCGTGGGGACAAGCATGCGCCGCGATCGCCTGCAGTACGTGACCGGCTCACCGGCCATCTTCCCCATCGTCGACGTCCTCGACTTCGACTCATCGCAATTCCCCAAACCGGAAATAGTCGGCGATCTCACAGCCAGCCACCATGTGCGCAAGGACAAAGGGATCTACGCGGCTACCCGCCTCAACCCTACCGATGACCTCCACGTAATCCTCGGCAGCCGCTTGAGCTGGGTCGATTACGATACCCAGGGACCCTGGGAAACCGACGGTTTCAAGGAAGACCGCAAGGTCATTCCGTACGGCGGCATCGTCTATGACATCACCGATCAGACATCGGTGTACGCCAGTTACACTGAAATCTACAAACTGCAAAGCAACTACAATGTCGACAACAAGCCGCTCGCCCCCACGACGGGTAGCAACTACGAGATCGGCCTGAAGAACGAGCTGTTCGACGGCAGGCTAAACGCCTCTCTTGCGCTGTTCCAGGTGGATCTGACAGGCTTGCCTCAGGTCATTCCCGAAGCAGGTCGTGTCTGCGGGCCGAACCGCGATGCACGCTGCTATACCGAAGGCGCCAAGGTACGCAACCGCGGTTTCGATGCTGAAGTGTCGGGTGAGCTGACGCCGGGCTGGAATGCCTCCGCGGGTTACACCTACAGCCACCCCAAATACGTTGCCGGCCCTGACAAGGGTGATACCTACGGTACGGAAAACTCGCCTCAGCGCCTGTTCAAGGCGGCTACCACCTACCAGCTGCCGGGTGAACTGGACCAGTTGCGAGTGGGTGCCAGCATTTATCACCAGAGCAAGCTGTACCTGAACAACATTTCCCAGAGCGCCTACAACCTGGTCGATCTGAACGCCAACTATCGCGTCGACCACAACTTCAGCGTCCAGCTGAACCTCAACAACGTGTTTGACGAGAAGTACTACACCGCCATCTTCAGTGAAAACACTGGCAACTACTTCGGCGCCCCGCGCAATTTCGCCATTACCCTGCGCTACGAAAACTGA
- a CDS encoding alpha/beta hydrolase — MKLNNDLEAFLDMVAMNPQDQAMHRLGPVQARTSFELATQRLRWPAPQDLALDSLTCTARDGVALPLRVYKPAQADGRPLPVLVYFHGGGFVVGSLDSHDGVCRELCARSGCAVVSVGYRLAPEHRFPTAFEDGWDVLEALPVVAQAHGLDLQRVVLAGDSVGATLATALALHAAWQGEAAAVQPIGQLLCYPVTDAGGVYASRTLFGEGYLLEDETLEWFYGLYAREPQDRHDWRFSPLRAESLSGVAPAIVLLAGLDPLLDEGQAYAERLQASGVGVDIILAQDMTHDLLRMMSVTAEVSAVYEQLVDRLSVLIANV; from the coding sequence ATCAAGTTGAACAACGATCTGGAAGCGTTTCTCGATATGGTTGCAATGAACCCACAGGACCAGGCCATGCATCGGCTTGGCCCGGTGCAGGCGCGCACGAGTTTCGAGCTGGCCACGCAGCGTTTGCGCTGGCCAGCGCCGCAGGACCTGGCGCTCGATTCGTTGACCTGTACCGCTCGCGACGGTGTGGCTTTGCCGTTGCGCGTGTACAAACCTGCGCAGGCCGATGGCCGGCCACTGCCGGTGCTGGTGTATTTCCACGGCGGTGGCTTTGTTGTCGGTAGCCTGGATTCACATGATGGTGTGTGCCGTGAGCTGTGCGCACGATCAGGTTGTGCGGTGGTTTCGGTAGGTTATCGGCTGGCCCCCGAGCACCGCTTCCCAACGGCCTTCGAGGACGGCTGGGATGTGCTCGAAGCACTGCCAGTTGTGGCCCAGGCCCACGGCCTTGACCTGCAGCGGGTTGTGCTGGCGGGCGATAGCGTGGGCGCAACCCTGGCCACCGCTCTGGCCCTGCATGCCGCCTGGCAAGGCGAGGCTGCCGCGGTCCAGCCGATCGGGCAACTGTTGTGCTACCCGGTCACGGATGCGGGAGGCGTGTACGCCTCGCGTACCCTGTTCGGGGAGGGGTACCTGCTGGAGGATGAAACGCTTGAGTGGTTCTACGGCCTCTATGCCCGCGAACCCCAGGATCGTCACGACTGGCGTTTCTCTCCGTTGCGGGCCGAGAGCCTGAGCGGGGTCGCTCCCGCCATCGTCCTGTTGGCTGGCCTGGATCCGCTGCTGGATGAAGGACAGGCTTACGCCGAGCGGTTGCAAGCATCCGGAGTGGGCGTGGATATCATCCTGGCACAGGACATGACCCATGACCTGTTGCGCATGATGTCGGTGACTGCAGAGGTTTCGGCGGTTTATGAGCAGTTGGTCGACAGGCTGAGTGTGCTGATCGCCAATGTCTGA